One genomic segment of Mus pahari chromosome 4, PAHARI_EIJ_v1.1, whole genome shotgun sequence includes these proteins:
- the LOC110320824 gene encoding uncharacterized protein LOC110320824 codes for MLNKARRKTTKDRFALELYAGSPAGRGREDRRHTCPWVSLLGRGGSRSLSLAALLLARSTPDLAQTKNANCRPSPPRGGAQGRPAEGFEPSAGRVVSRDVPAMTGWLGPGRRTGGRGRGHSRAFVSSGPVLPDAGPPRRVRPHPKARAGRTDPGTGSASFPRVRNRQQRPGPRRSISCSAEGSGSQPSNQDSSVRSFHFPRTPSNSSGPPGFAVGGQGCSRSGLVATLPGFGQRFSQPCPKESNE; via the coding sequence ATGCTAAATAAAGCAAGAAGAAAGACTACCAAAGACAGGTTTGCCTTAGAACTCTATGCTGGAAGCCcggcagggaggggcagagaggacaGGCGACACACCTGCCCGTGGGTGAGCCTCTTGGGGCGCGGCGGGAGCCGGAGCCTGAGCCTGGCAGCTCTCTTGCTCGCTCGCTCTACCCCAGACCTCGCTCAGACGAAGAACGCCAATTGCCGCCCCAGTCCACCGCGCGGTGGGGCGCAGGGAAGGCCGGCCGAAGGCTTTGAACCCTCGGCTGGCCGCGTGGTGTCCCGTGATGTCCCGGCGATGACAGGGTGGCTTGGCCCCGGGAGAAGGACTGGGGGCCGGGGGCGCGGCCACTCCCGCGCTTTCGTCTCCAGCGGCCCGGTTCTCCCGGACGCTGGGCCCCCGCGGCGGGTCCGTCCGCACCCTAAGGCTAGGGCTGGGCGAACGGACCCCGGGACTGGCTCTGCGAGCTTCCCCCGGGTCCGAAATCGCCAACAGCGTCCCGGGCCCCGCAGGTCGATCTCCTGCAGCGCCGAGGGATCCGGCTCGCAGCCGAGCAACCAGGACTCTAGTGTTAGGTCATTTCATTTTCCTCGAACCCCGAGCAATTCTTCGGGCCCTCCGGGTTTTGCTGTTGGGGGACAGGGCTGCTCCCGCAGCGGGCTCGTGGCCACTCTCCCAGGGTTTGGACAGAGGTTCTCGCAGCCCTGCCCGAAAGAAAGCAATGAATGA